GGACCGTGCGGGGTCCGGTTGTCCGGTGCCACCAAAACCGCAGGTGACGAGATGGGCACGCTAGTTGCCCGGAGTTTCAAGGACGTTAACCGGCCTGTGATCCACCCGGGTCACGTCGAGCGGGCCCGCCCAAGCTCATCAGACCGCGCAGACCGTCCTGGAACACTTCCACCGACGCGCCGCCGAAGAGGGCCATCTGTGCGACGAAGCCCTGGGCCGCGGCGATCATGGTCCGGGCAACGCTCTCGGCCGGTACGTCGGCGTCGCACAAGGGCGCCTTCGGGCTCCACTCCTACACCGACGAGGCCGCCGCCCGGGACGCCGTCGAGAACCGGACCGTATACGGCGCGGTGGTCGTCACCGCCCAGGGTCCGAAGCTGCTCACCGCGTCGGCGGCGAGCCCCCTCGTCGCCCAGTTCCTCCAGCAGGCGGTGACCGCACAGGCCGCGCGATCCGGCGACCCCGGCGCAAAGGTCACCACCGTCGACGTCGTCCCCGCCGCCGTGAACGACCCGCGCGGGGCCGCCTTCGGCGCGAGTGTGCTCCCGTTGGCGCTGGCCGGTGTGGCCGCCGGGGCCGTGGTCGCCCTGCTCGGTCTGCGCGGGGTGCGGGCGGTGGGCGCGCTGCTCGCCGCCGCCGCGCTGGTCGGTGTCGCCGCCGCCGCGCTCGTGCACAGCTGGCTCGGTGTGCTCACCGGCGACTGGTGGACCGAGGCCGCGGTGCTGGGGCTGACGACGCTCGCCGTGAGCGGCGCGGTCGCCGGCCTCGCCGCGCTGCTGGGAACGGCGGGAATCGGCCTCGGCGGCCTGACCGTGATCCTGCTCGGCAACTCGTTCTCCGGCGCGACCAGTGCCCCGCAA
This genomic interval from Streptomyces sp. B21-083 contains the following:
- a CDS encoding ABC transporter permease, giving the protein MRPRRPSWNTSTDAPPKRAICATKPWAAAIMVRATLSAGTSASHKGAFGLHSYTDEAAARDAVENRTVYGAVVVTAQGPKLLTASAASPLVAQFLQQAVTAQAARSGDPGAKVTTVDVVPAAVNDPRGAAFGASVLPLALAGVAAGAVVALLGLRGVRAVGALLAAAALVGVAAAALVHSWLGVLTGDWWTEAAVLGLTTLAVSGAVAGLAALLGTAGIGLGGLTVILLGNSFSGATSAPQLLPEPVGTIGQWLPPGAGASLLRSVSFFDGAASFGPVLTLTWWAALGLGAVLLGSALKRRTEDRDSEPDTAAAGRAPTPGN